From a single Serratia surfactantfaciens genomic region:
- the pstS gene encoding phosphate ABC transporter substrate-binding protein PstS, protein MKLMRTTVASIVAATFSLTAVSAFAAASLTGAGATFPAPVYAKWADSYQKETGNKVNYQGIGSSGGVKQIVANTVDFGASDAPLSDDKLAADGLFQFPTVIGGVVLAVNIPGIKSGELTLDGKTLGDIYLGNVKKWNDPAITKLNPGVKLPDQNIAVVRRADGSGTSFVFTSYLSKANAQWKEKIGAGSTVNWPTGLGGKGNDGIAAFVQRLPGSIGYVEYAYAKQNNLAYTKLISADGKPVSPTEESFSNAAKGADWSKTFAQDLTDQKGDNVWPITSTTFILVHKEQKNPAQGAEVLKFFDWAYKTGGKQANELDYATLPKEVVEQVRAAWKTNVKDSSGKALY, encoded by the coding sequence ATGAAACTGATGCGTACCACCGTCGCCAGTATTGTGGCAGCGACCTTCTCCCTGACCGCCGTGTCCGCGTTCGCTGCTGCCAGCCTGACCGGTGCAGGTGCGACATTCCCCGCTCCGGTTTACGCCAAGTGGGCAGATTCTTATCAGAAAGAAACCGGCAATAAAGTTAACTATCAGGGCATCGGCTCCTCTGGCGGCGTGAAGCAAATCGTGGCCAACACCGTTGACTTTGGCGCCTCCGACGCCCCGCTGTCTGACGACAAGCTGGCGGCCGATGGCCTGTTCCAGTTCCCGACCGTGATCGGCGGCGTGGTGCTGGCCGTGAATATCCCGGGCATCAAATCCGGCGAACTGACTCTGGACGGTAAAACCCTGGGTGATATCTACCTGGGCAACGTCAAAAAATGGAACGATCCGGCTATCACCAAGCTGAACCCTGGCGTGAAACTGCCTGACCAGAACATCGCCGTGGTGCGCCGCGCCGACGGTTCCGGCACCTCGTTCGTGTTCACCAGCTACCTGTCCAAGGCCAACGCGCAGTGGAAAGAGAAGATTGGTGCCGGTTCTACCGTTAACTGGCCGACCGGTCTGGGCGGCAAAGGCAACGACGGCATCGCCGCCTTCGTTCAGCGTCTGCCTGGCTCTATCGGCTATGTAGAATACGCGTACGCCAAGCAGAACAACCTGGCTTACACCAAGCTGATTTCCGCCGACGGCAAACCGGTCAGCCCGACCGAAGAGAGCTTCAGCAACGCCGCCAAAGGCGCGGATTGGAGCAAAACCTTCGCTCAGGATCTGACCGATCAGAAAGGCGACAACGTGTGGCCAATCACCTCCACCACCTTCATTCTGGTGCACAAAGAGCAGAAAAACCCTGCTCAGGGTGCCGAAGTGCTGAAGTTCTTCGACTGGGCCTACAAAACCGGCGGCAAACAGGCTAACGAGCTGGATTACGCCACCCTGCCGAAAGAAGTGGTTGAGCAGGTGCGTGCAGCCTGGAAAACCAACGTAAAAGACAGTTCAGGTAAAGCGCTGTACTAA
- a CDS encoding amino acid ABC transporter permease has protein sequence MDFSVIHDNLGYLLWGTWPDGPLGGAALTLAISLMAGVASAVLGTLLGVALAMSRGVAAGLLAALLGFFRAIPVIMLIFWTYFLLPMVFGVEIPEITTVVCALALIASAYLAHAVKAGIAAIGPGQWQAGLSLGLTRWQTLRMIVLPQALRMMVPSFINQWISLIKDTSLAYIVGVGELTFLATQVNNRSMVYPMEVFLFVALVYFVFCLALDLLANAVNRRFGAQTRALKRSWRWWRNKPPLPAS, from the coding sequence ATGGATTTCAGCGTGATTCACGATAACCTGGGCTATCTGCTGTGGGGCACCTGGCCGGACGGGCCGCTGGGTGGCGCAGCGCTGACGTTGGCGATCAGTCTGATGGCCGGCGTAGCCTCGGCGGTGCTCGGTACCTTACTCGGCGTGGCGCTGGCGATGTCGCGCGGCGTGGCCGCCGGGCTGCTGGCGGCGCTGCTGGGCTTTTTCCGCGCTATTCCGGTCATCATGCTGATCTTCTGGACCTATTTCCTGCTGCCGATGGTGTTTGGCGTCGAGATCCCGGAAATCACCACCGTGGTGTGCGCGCTGGCGCTGATCGCCTCAGCCTATTTGGCCCACGCGGTGAAAGCCGGCATCGCCGCCATCGGCCCCGGCCAGTGGCAGGCCGGGCTCTCTCTGGGGCTGACCCGCTGGCAGACGCTGCGCATGATCGTGCTGCCGCAGGCGCTGCGCATGATGGTGCCGTCGTTCATCAACCAGTGGATCTCCCTGATCAAAGACACCTCGCTGGCTTATATCGTCGGCGTTGGCGAACTGACCTTCCTGGCGACTCAGGTCAACAACCGCAGCATGGTCTACCCGATGGAAGTGTTCCTGTTCGTGGCGCTGGTCTATTTTGTGTTCTGCCTGGCGCTCGACCTGCTGGCCAACGCGGTCAACCGCCGCTTCGGCGCACAAACTCGCGCGCTGAAGCGGTCCTGGCGCTGGTGGCGCAACAAACCGCCGTTGCCGGCCAGTTAA
- the phoU gene encoding phosphate signaling complex protein PhoU: protein MDNLNLNKHISGQFNAELEHIRTQVLTMGGLVEQQLTDAITAMHNQDGELAKRVIEGDAKVNMMEVAIDEACVRIIAKRQPTASDLRLVMAIIKTISELERIGDVADKICRTALEKFSHQHQPLLVSLESLGRHTVQMLHDVLDAFARMDLDEAIRIYREDKKVDQEYEGIVRQLMTYMMEDSRTIPSVLTALFCARSIERIGDRCQNICEFIFYFVKGQDFRHLGGDALEKLLSPGGKDEKDD, encoded by the coding sequence ATGGATAACCTGAATTTAAACAAACATATTTCCGGCCAGTTCAACGCAGAGCTTGAGCATATCCGCACCCAGGTGCTGACCATGGGCGGGCTGGTGGAGCAGCAGCTGACCGACGCCATCACCGCGATGCACAATCAGGATGGCGAGCTGGCCAAGCGCGTGATCGAAGGCGACGCCAAGGTCAACATGATGGAAGTGGCGATCGACGAAGCCTGCGTGCGCATCATCGCCAAACGCCAGCCGACCGCCAGCGATCTGCGCCTGGTCATGGCGATCATCAAAACCATTTCCGAGCTGGAACGCATCGGCGACGTGGCGGACAAAATCTGCCGCACTGCGCTGGAGAAGTTCTCGCACCAGCACCAGCCGCTGCTGGTGAGCCTGGAGTCGCTGGGGCGCCACACCGTGCAGATGCTGCACGACGTGCTGGACGCCTTTGCGCGCATGGATCTGGACGAGGCGATCCGTATTTACCGCGAAGATAAAAAGGTCGACCAGGAATACGAAGGCATCGTGCGTCAGCTGATGACCTACATGATGGAAGACTCGCGCACCATTCCGAGCGTGCTGACCGCGTTGTTCTGCGCCCGTTCTATCGAGCGCATCGGCGACCGCTGCCAGAACATCTGCGAATTTATCTTCTATTTCGTCAAAGGGCAGGATTTCCGTCATCTGGGCGGCGACGCCTTGGAAAAGCTGCTGTCTCCAGGCGGTAAAGACGAAAAGGACGACTAA
- the pstC gene encoding phosphate ABC transporter permease PstC, translating to MAEYKPTIKAPGKNGDIIFSALVRLAALITLLLLGGIIVSLIFASWPSMQKFGFAFLWTKEWDAPAEQFGALVPIYGTVVTSLIALIIAVPVSFGIALFLTELAPNWLKRPLGIAIELLAAIPSIVYGMWGLFVFAPLFAEYFQTPVGEVLSGIPIVGELFSGPAFGIGILAAGVILAIMIIPYIAAVMRDVFEQTPVMMKESAYGIGCTTWEVIWRIVLPFTKNGVIGGVMLGLGRALGETMAVTFIIGNTYQLDSASLYMPGNSITSALANEFAEAESGVHTAALMELGLILFVITFIVLALSKLMIMRLAKNEGR from the coding sequence ATGGCTGAGTACAAGCCGACCATCAAAGCACCGGGCAAAAACGGTGACATCATTTTCAGCGCGCTGGTGAGACTGGCTGCGCTGATTACCCTATTGTTGCTGGGCGGCATCATCGTTTCGCTGATCTTCGCCTCCTGGCCAAGCATGCAGAAATTCGGCTTCGCTTTCCTGTGGACCAAAGAGTGGGACGCGCCCGCGGAGCAGTTCGGCGCGCTGGTGCCGATCTACGGCACCGTGGTCACCTCGCTTATCGCGCTGATCATCGCCGTGCCGGTCAGTTTCGGCATCGCGCTGTTCCTGACCGAACTGGCGCCGAACTGGTTGAAGCGGCCGCTGGGCATCGCCATTGAGCTGTTAGCGGCCATTCCGAGCATCGTCTACGGCATGTGGGGCCTGTTCGTGTTCGCCCCGCTGTTCGCCGAATATTTCCAGACGCCGGTGGGCGAAGTGCTGTCGGGCATTCCGATCGTCGGCGAGCTGTTCTCCGGCCCGGCCTTCGGCATCGGCATCCTGGCCGCCGGGGTGATCCTGGCTATCATGATCATTCCTTACATCGCCGCGGTGATGCGCGACGTGTTCGAACAGACCCCGGTGATGATGAAAGAGTCGGCCTACGGCATCGGCTGCACCACCTGGGAAGTCATCTGGCGCATCGTGCTGCCGTTCACCAAAAACGGCGTTATCGGCGGCGTGATGCTGGGCCTGGGCCGCGCGCTGGGGGAAACCATGGCGGTGACTTTTATCATCGGCAACACCTACCAGCTCGACAGCGCTTCGCTGTATATGCCGGGCAACAGCATCACCTCGGCGCTGGCCAACGAATTCGCCGAAGCCGAGTCCGGCGTGCACACCGCCGCGTTGATGGAGCTGGGCCTGATTCTGTTTGTTATCACCTTTATCGTGCTGGCGCTGTCGAAACTGATGATCATGCGTCTGGCCAAGAATGAGGGGCGTTAA
- a CDS encoding F0F1 ATP synthase subunit epsilon has translation MAMTYHLDVVSAEKQMFSGLVQKIQVTGSEGELGIFPGHAPLLTAIKPGMVRIVKQHGEEEFIYLSGGILEVQPSVVTVLADTAIRGTDLDEARALEAKRKAEEHIRSSHGDVDYAQASAELAKAIAKLRVIELTRKAM, from the coding sequence CTATGACTTACCATCTGGATGTAGTCAGCGCGGAAAAACAGATGTTTTCCGGCCTGGTGCAGAAGATCCAGGTGACAGGCAGCGAAGGTGAACTGGGGATCTTCCCTGGCCATGCGCCGCTGCTGACTGCCATCAAGCCTGGCATGGTGCGTATTGTTAAGCAGCACGGTGAAGAAGAGTTCATCTACCTGTCCGGCGGCATCCTCGAGGTGCAGCCGAGCGTGGTTACCGTGCTGGCGGACACTGCTATCCGTGGTACTGACCTCGACGAAGCGAGAGCGTTGGAAGCTAAGCGTAAAGCTGAAGAACACATTCGCAGCTCTCATGGCGATGTCGACTATGCTCAGGCATCCGCTGAACTGGCGAAAGCGATCGCAAAACTGCGCGTTATCGAGCTCACCAGAAAAGCGATGTAA
- the pstB gene encoding phosphate ABC transporter ATP-binding protein PstB encodes MVTDASSSKIQVRDLNFYYGKFHALKNITLDIAKNKVTAFIGPSGCGKSTLLRTFNKMYQLYPEQRAEGGILLDGQNILTDNSDIALLRAKVGMVFQKPTPFPMSIYDNIAFGVRLFEKLSRADMDERVQWALTKAALWNETKDKLHQSGYSLSGGQQQRLCIARGIAIRPEVLLLDEPCSALDPISTGKIEELISELKADYTVVIVTHNMQQAARCSDSTAFMYLGELIEFSDTDNLFTAPQKKQTEDYITGRYG; translated from the coding sequence ATGGTTACTGACGCTTCCAGCAGCAAAATTCAGGTACGCGATCTGAACTTCTACTATGGCAAATTCCATGCGCTGAAGAACATCACGCTGGATATTGCCAAGAACAAGGTCACCGCGTTTATCGGCCCGTCCGGCTGTGGCAAATCCACCCTGCTGCGTACCTTCAACAAGATGTACCAGCTGTACCCGGAACAGCGTGCGGAAGGCGGCATCCTGCTGGATGGCCAGAACATCCTGACCGACAACTCGGATATCGCGCTGCTGCGCGCCAAGGTCGGCATGGTGTTCCAGAAGCCGACGCCGTTCCCGATGTCGATTTACGACAACATCGCCTTCGGCGTTCGCCTGTTTGAAAAGCTGTCGCGCGCCGATATGGACGAGCGCGTACAGTGGGCGCTGACCAAAGCGGCGCTGTGGAACGAAACCAAAGACAAGCTGCACCAGAGCGGCTACAGCCTCTCCGGCGGCCAGCAGCAGCGTCTGTGCATCGCCCGCGGCATCGCCATTCGTCCGGAAGTGTTGTTGCTGGATGAGCCTTGCTCGGCGCTGGATCCGATCTCCACCGGCAAGATTGAAGAGCTGATCAGCGAGCTGAAGGCCGACTACACCGTGGTGATCGTGACGCACAACATGCAGCAGGCGGCGCGTTGCTCCGACTCTACCGCATTTATGTACCTGGGCGAGCTGATCGAGTTCAGTGATACTGATAACCTGTTCACTGCGCCGCAGAAAAAGCAGACTGAAGACTACATCACTGGCCGTTATGGTTGA
- a CDS encoding amino acid ABC transporter permease, translating into MNLDWLLAPQYLSWLWHGFLLTLWLSACAGLAATLLGFVLAAMRDSSLRPLRWLAMGYSSLFRNTPLLVQLFFWYFAAGQILPSAAMQWLNSTHQVGPLEWPSFEFLAGFFGLTLYSTAFIAEEIRSGIRGVAGGQKYAAQALGLTGWQAMRYVVLPQALKIALPPLLGQYMNVIKNSSLTMAIGVAELSYASRQVETETLRTFQAFGVATVLYIAIIALLEGWGMWRQQRKPLGGH; encoded by the coding sequence ATGAACCTGGACTGGCTGCTGGCGCCGCAATACCTGAGCTGGCTGTGGCACGGTTTTCTGCTGACGCTGTGGCTTTCCGCCTGCGCGGGCCTGGCGGCCACGTTGCTGGGCTTTGTGCTGGCGGCGATGCGCGACAGCAGCCTGCGGCCGTTGCGCTGGCTGGCGATGGGCTACAGCTCGCTGTTTCGCAATACGCCGCTGCTGGTGCAGCTGTTCTTCTGGTACTTCGCCGCCGGGCAGATCCTGCCTTCCGCCGCCATGCAGTGGCTGAACAGCACCCATCAGGTCGGCCCGCTTGAGTGGCCGTCGTTCGAGTTTCTCGCCGGTTTCTTCGGCCTGACGCTCTATTCCACCGCCTTTATCGCCGAAGAGATCCGTTCCGGCATTCGCGGCGTCGCCGGCGGGCAGAAATATGCCGCTCAGGCGCTGGGGCTGACCGGTTGGCAGGCGATGCGCTACGTGGTGCTGCCGCAGGCGCTGAAAATCGCGCTGCCGCCGCTGCTGGGCCAATACATGAACGTAATCAAAAACTCGTCGCTGACCATGGCGATCGGCGTTGCCGAACTCTCTTACGCTTCGCGTCAGGTCGAAACCGAAACGTTGCGCACCTTCCAGGCGTTTGGCGTGGCGACGGTGCTGTATATCGCCATTATCGCGCTGCTGGAAGGCTGGGGCATGTGGCGCCAACAGCGTAAACCGCTGGGAGGACATTGA
- the glmS gene encoding glutamine--fructose-6-phosphate transaminase (isomerizing), giving the protein MCGIVGAVAQRDIAEILLEGLRRLEYRGYDSAGLAVVDAQGNVSRLRRVGKVQKLAEAAEQTDLHGGTGIAHTRWATHGEPTEANAHPHVSDYITVVHNGIIENHEPLRELLIERGYRFSSETDTEVIAHLVHWEQLQGGTLLEVVQRVIPQLRGAYGTVVMDSRDPSVLVAARSGSPLVIGRGVGENFIASDQLALLPVTRRFIFLEEGDVVEVTRRTVNIFDKQGNAIERPEIESQVQYDAGDKGAYRHYMQKEIYEQPLALKNTLEGRFSHGQINLSELGPHADELLAKVQHVQIIACGTSYHSGMVARYWFEALAGVPCDVEIASEFRYRKSAVRPGSLIITLSQSGETADTLAALRLSKELGYLGSLAVCNVAGSSLVRESDLALMTKAGTEIGVASTKAFTTQLTVLLMLVARLGRLKGMAESVEQEIVHGLQALPARIEQMLSMDKQIEALAEGFSDKHHALFLGRGDQYPIAMEGALKLKEISYIHAEAYAAGELKHGPLALIDADMPVIVVAPNNELLEKLKSNIEEVRARGGQLYVFADQDAGFVSSEGMTIIPLPHVEEIVAPIFYTVPLQLLSYHVALIKGTDVDQPRNLAKSVTVE; this is encoded by the coding sequence ATGTGTGGAATTGTAGGCGCAGTAGCGCAACGTGATATCGCAGAAATCCTGTTGGAAGGTTTACGTCGTCTCGAGTACCGCGGTTATGACTCCGCCGGTCTGGCGGTGGTCGACGCGCAGGGCAACGTCAGTCGCCTGCGTCGCGTAGGCAAGGTGCAAAAACTGGCCGAAGCGGCGGAGCAGACCGATCTGCACGGCGGTACCGGCATCGCTCACACCCGTTGGGCAACGCACGGTGAACCGACCGAAGCGAACGCGCACCCGCATGTTTCCGACTACATTACCGTGGTGCATAACGGCATCATCGAAAACCACGAACCGCTGCGCGAACTGCTGATCGAACGCGGCTACCGCTTCAGTTCTGAAACCGATACCGAAGTGATCGCCCATCTGGTGCACTGGGAACAGCTGCAGGGTGGTACGCTGCTGGAAGTGGTTCAGCGCGTGATCCCGCAGCTGCGCGGTGCCTACGGCACCGTGGTGATGGACAGCCGCGATCCGAGCGTGCTGGTCGCTGCGCGCTCCGGCAGCCCGCTGGTTATCGGCCGCGGCGTCGGGGAAAACTTCATCGCTTCCGATCAGCTGGCGCTGCTGCCGGTGACTCGTCGCTTCATCTTCCTGGAAGAGGGCGACGTGGTGGAAGTGACTCGCCGCACCGTCAACATCTTCGACAAGCAGGGCAACGCCATCGAGCGCCCTGAGATCGAATCCCAGGTGCAGTATGACGCCGGCGACAAAGGCGCTTACCGCCACTACATGCAAAAAGAGATCTACGAACAGCCGCTGGCGCTGAAAAACACCCTGGAAGGGCGTTTCAGCCATGGCCAAATCAACCTGAGCGAGCTGGGCCCACACGCCGACGAGTTGCTGGCCAAGGTGCAGCACGTGCAGATCATCGCCTGCGGGACGTCTTACCACTCCGGCATGGTGGCGCGTTACTGGTTCGAAGCGCTGGCCGGCGTGCCGTGCGACGTCGAGATCGCGTCCGAATTCCGTTACCGCAAATCGGCGGTGCGTCCGGGCAGCCTGATCATCACCCTGTCGCAGTCCGGCGAAACCGCCGACACCCTGGCGGCGCTGCGTCTGTCCAAAGAGCTGGGCTATCTCGGTTCGCTGGCCGTTTGTAACGTTGCCGGCTCTTCGCTGGTGCGCGAATCCGATCTGGCGCTGATGACCAAAGCCGGTACGGAAATTGGCGTCGCCTCGACCAAAGCCTTCACCACTCAGCTTACCGTGCTGTTGATGCTGGTGGCGCGCCTGGGCCGCCTGAAAGGCATGGCGGAAAGCGTGGAGCAAGAGATCGTGCACGGCCTGCAGGCGCTGCCGGCGCGCATCGAGCAAATGCTGTCGATGGATAAACAGATCGAAGCGCTGGCGGAAGGTTTCTCCGACAAGCACCATGCGCTGTTCCTCGGCCGCGGCGATCAGTATCCGATCGCCATGGAAGGGGCGCTGAAGCTGAAAGAGATCTCCTATATTCATGCTGAAGCTTATGCGGCGGGCGAGTTGAAACACGGCCCACTGGCGCTGATCGATGCCGATATGCCGGTGATCGTCGTGGCGCCGAACAACGAACTGCTGGAAAAGCTGAAGTCCAACATTGAAGAAGTGCGCGCGCGCGGCGGTCAGCTGTACGTGTTCGCCGATCAGGACGCCGGTTTCGTCAGCAGCGAAGGCATGACCATCATTCCTCTGCCGCACGTCGAGGAAATCGTGGCGCCTATCTTCTACACCGTGCCGTTGCAGCTGCTGTCTTACCACGTGGCGCTGATCAAAGGCACCGACGTTGACCAGCCGCGCAACCTGGCGAAGTCTGTCACCGTAGAGTAA
- the glmU gene encoding bifunctional UDP-N-acetylglucosamine diphosphorylase/glucosamine-1-phosphate N-acetyltransferase GlmU — protein MSNSAMSVVILAAGKGTRMYSDLPKVLHPLAGKPMVQHVIDAAMKLGAQQVHLVYGHGGDLLKSTLTDGALNWVLQAEQLGTGHAMQQAAPHFADDEDVLMLYGDVPLISVDTLQRLLAAKPQGGIGLLTVKLDDPSGYGRIVRENGDVVGIVEHKDASEAQRQINEINTGILVANGRDLKRWLGMLNNDNAQGEFYITDIIALAHADGKKIEAVHPSRLSEVEGVNNRLQLASLERVFQSEQSEKLLLAGVMLLDPARFDLRGELVHGRDITIDANVIIEGRVKLGDRVKIGAGCVLKNCVIGDDCEISPYSVLEDSVLAAECTVGPFARLRPGAELAVGAHVGNFVEMKKARLGKGSKAGHLSYLGDAEIGDDVNIGAGTITCNYDGANKHKTLIGDGVFVGSDTQLVAPVSVGKGSTIAAGTTVTRDIAENELVLSRVKQVHIQGWQRPVKKKS, from the coding sequence ATGTCGAACAGCGCAATGAGCGTGGTTATCCTCGCCGCGGGCAAGGGTACGCGCATGTATTCCGATCTTCCCAAAGTGTTGCACCCGTTGGCCGGCAAGCCGATGGTGCAGCACGTCATTGACGCCGCGATGAAGCTGGGTGCGCAACAGGTTCACCTGGTATACGGCCACGGTGGCGATCTGTTGAAAAGCACGTTGACTGACGGCGCGCTGAACTGGGTACTGCAGGCCGAGCAACTGGGTACCGGTCATGCAATGCAGCAGGCCGCGCCACATTTTGCCGACGATGAAGACGTGCTGATGCTGTACGGCGACGTGCCGTTGATCTCCGTCGATACGCTGCAACGCCTGTTGGCGGCCAAGCCGCAGGGCGGCATCGGCCTGCTGACGGTCAAGCTGGATGACCCGAGCGGCTATGGCCGCATCGTTCGCGAGAACGGCGACGTGGTGGGCATCGTAGAGCATAAAGACGCCAGCGAAGCGCAGCGTCAAATCAACGAGATCAATACCGGCATCCTGGTGGCGAATGGTCGAGATCTGAAACGCTGGCTGGGAATGTTGAATAACGACAACGCCCAGGGCGAGTTTTACATTACCGATATCATTGCGTTGGCCCATGCCGACGGCAAGAAAATCGAAGCCGTGCACCCGTCGCGTCTGAGCGAAGTGGAAGGCGTGAACAACCGCCTGCAGCTGGCGAGCCTGGAGCGTGTATTCCAGTCGGAACAGTCTGAAAAACTGCTGTTGGCCGGTGTGATGCTGCTGGATCCGGCGCGTTTCGATCTGCGCGGGGAACTTGTTCACGGTCGCGACATCACTATTGATGCGAACGTGATTATCGAAGGCCGCGTCAAGCTGGGCGACCGGGTGAAAATCGGCGCCGGCTGCGTGCTGAAAAACTGCGTGATCGGTGATGACTGCGAGATCAGCCCTTACAGCGTGCTGGAAGACAGCGTGTTGGCAGCCGAGTGCACCGTGGGGCCGTTCGCCCGCCTGCGCCCTGGCGCGGAGCTGGCGGTAGGTGCTCACGTCGGCAACTTCGTGGAAATGAAGAAGGCGCGTCTGGGCAAAGGCTCCAAGGCCGGTCACCTCAGCTACCTGGGCGATGCCGAAATTGGCGATGACGTGAATATTGGCGCCGGCACCATCACCTGCAACTACGATGGCGCCAACAAGCACAAGACGCTGATCGGCGACGGCGTGTTCGTCGGTTCCGATACTCAGCTGGTGGCGCCGGTGTCGGTCGGCAAAGGCTCCACCATCGCCGCCGGCACCACGGTGACGCGCGATATCGCCGAGAACGAACTGGTGCTGAGCCGCGTCAAGCAGGTGCATATTCAGGGCTGGCAACGTCCGGTGAAGAAGAAGTCATAG
- a CDS encoding ABC transporter substrate-binding protein, with product MKHRALALTLLASLTGLAAGAAHADKLDDIKQAGVVRIAVFDSNPPFGYIDPQSKKLVGYDVDVADAIGKALGVKVELRATNPANRIPLLVSKKVDLIAANFTITDERAKEVNFSVPYFATGQKFIARKGVLKTPEDIKKLRIGADKGTVQEITLRERFPTAKVISYDDTPLAFVALRNGNVQAITQDDAKLVGLLGNLPAAQKAEFEISPFSLTKEYQGVGIPKGEDRLTAAVNETLIKLEKDGEAVKIYDRWFGPETQSAQPRGDFKIAPLDQQPKA from the coding sequence ATGAAACATCGCGCTTTGGCCTTAACGTTGTTAGCCAGTCTGACCGGCCTCGCCGCCGGCGCCGCGCACGCGGACAAACTTGACGATATCAAGCAAGCCGGCGTGGTGCGCATCGCGGTGTTCGACAGCAACCCGCCGTTCGGCTACATCGATCCGCAGAGCAAGAAGCTGGTGGGTTACGATGTGGATGTCGCCGACGCGATCGGCAAAGCGCTGGGCGTGAAAGTGGAGCTGCGCGCCACCAACCCGGCTAACCGCATTCCGCTGCTGGTGTCGAAGAAGGTTGACCTGATCGCCGCCAACTTCACCATTACCGACGAGCGCGCCAAGGAAGTGAACTTCAGCGTGCCGTATTTCGCCACCGGCCAGAAATTCATCGCTCGCAAAGGCGTGCTGAAAACGCCGGAAGACATCAAGAAGCTGCGCATCGGCGCGGACAAGGGCACGGTGCAGGAAATCACCCTGCGCGAGCGTTTCCCGACGGCGAAAGTGATCTCCTACGATGACACCCCGCTGGCGTTCGTGGCGCTGCGCAATGGCAACGTACAGGCGATCACTCAGGACGACGCCAAGCTGGTTGGCCTGCTCGGCAATCTGCCGGCGGCACAGAAGGCCGAGTTTGAGATTTCGCCGTTCAGCCTGACCAAAGAGTATCAGGGTGTCGGCATTCCCAAAGGCGAAGATCGCCTGACCGCCGCGGTGAACGAGACGTTGATCAAGCTGGAAAAAGACGGTGAAGCAGTTAAGATTTACGATCGCTGGTTCGGGCCGGAAACCCAATCCGCCCAGCCGCGCGGCGATTTCAAAATCGCGCCTTTGGATCAGCAACCGAAAGCCTGA
- the pstA gene encoding phosphate ABC transporter permease PstA produces MATMDMQNAVVLAESRRKMQAWRRQKNRLALFLSMATMAFGLFWLIWILIATVTKGFDGMSLALFTEMTPPPNTAGGGLANAIAGSGLLILWATIFGTPLGIMAGIYLAEYGRKSWLAEVIRFINDILLSAPSIVVGLFVYTIVVAKMEHFSGWAGIVALALLQVPIVIRTTENMLKLVPDTLREAAYALGTPKWRMISAITLKASVSGIITGVLLAIARIAGETAPLLFTSLSNQFWSTDLMQPIANLPVTIFKFAMSPFAEWQQLAWAGVLLITLCVLLLNILARVIFAKKKHS; encoded by the coding sequence ATGGCGACGATGGATATGCAAAACGCAGTCGTGCTGGCGGAAAGCCGCCGCAAAATGCAGGCCTGGCGCCGGCAGAAAAACCGCCTCGCGCTGTTCTTGTCGATGGCGACCATGGCGTTCGGGTTGTTCTGGCTGATCTGGATCCTGATTGCCACCGTCACCAAAGGCTTCGACGGCATGTCGCTGGCGCTGTTCACCGAGATGACCCCGCCACCGAACACCGCGGGCGGTGGCCTGGCCAACGCCATCGCCGGCAGCGGCCTGCTGATCCTGTGGGCGACCATCTTCGGTACGCCGCTCGGCATCATGGCCGGCATCTATCTGGCGGAATACGGCCGCAAATCCTGGCTGGCGGAAGTGATCCGCTTTATCAACGACATTCTGCTGTCCGCACCGTCGATCGTGGTGGGCCTGTTCGTTTACACCATCGTGGTGGCGAAGATGGAACACTTCTCCGGCTGGGCCGGCATCGTGGCGCTGGCGCTGCTGCAGGTGCCGATCGTCATTCGCACCACCGAGAACATGCTGAAGCTGGTACCGGATACGCTGCGCGAGGCCGCCTACGCTCTGGGCACGCCGAAATGGCGCATGATTTCCGCCATCACGCTGAAGGCGTCGGTGTCTGGCATCATCACCGGCGTGCTGCTGGCGATTGCGCGCATCGCGGGGGAAACGGCGCCGCTGCTGTTCACCTCGCTGTCGAACCAGTTCTGGAGCACCGACCTGATGCAGCCGATCGCCAACCTGCCGGTGACCATCTTCAAATTCGCCATGAGCCCGTTCGCCGAATGGCAACAGCTGGCCTGGGCCGGGGTACTGTTGATCACCCTGTGCGTACTGTTACTGAATATCCTGGCGCGCGTGATTTTCGCCAAGAAAAAGCATTCATAA